Part of the Ziziphus jujuba cultivar Dongzao chromosome 8, ASM3175591v1 genome is shown below.
AAATATCCCAAGAACCATTATCCAATTCAGGCTGAAGAATTGCAACAACCAGAAGGACAGGCTCTGTTGTATatgtatacatgcatatatacaaaaatgcTACAGCGGCCAAAGGCCCCCACAATTGCaaaattatgcatatatataaatttaaatatattgagGAATTTTCAGACCATGGAAGGCTTTTAACCTGCACCAGTCAAAACAGAATCTGATTTTATGGTATATGGCACATGAAAATTACTCATTTCTTTGTCGAACTGGAAGAGACCTGAAATTTCAAGTATTTTGGGTGCTGCAGTAGATAACTGCTGTCCAGTTTAAAGAACGTCGGGCTTAGGGTTTCACCAAAGGATAATGCTAGGCCCTAAATTGCATtataagcctttttttttttttttaaattaattgtttggcatgtatataattttttctggATATCTTTgacttcccaaaaaaaatatgacaGGTTTAAGTTAAATGAGAAGGCTACTAAACCTGAAATTTCAGTAAGTAACACCAAATGACTGTCAGTCAGAAACGAGAAAGTCCAAATGATACCACAGTAATATGGAGATTATTTGAATCGCTTCCAAAGCATGAGCATTCTTCTCAAATGCTGAAGTTGCATTACGCTCTTCATTATTTTCTTAGAATTTTCTACAAACCATTCAAAACAATTAACCATTTATTACAACAAAACTAGTTAGGATAATTTTCAGCTTAGTTTCATTGGAGATGGACTTTCAACTGGGTTAATCGAGATCATGACAGGCACAAAAAGAAGACAGAAAACAGCTTGTAGAGACTAGACATAGTCACTTGGTCCCACATGTGGATTAAAACAAGGCCATAAGAATTATCATAGCAAATATATGCCTCGCTCCGATGCCTGTCATGCTATGTTCTTCTGCCGGCTTGATTTACCCAAAACTGCATATTTTGAACACTTGGTTACTATGCGGTGCAAAGTCAATCAGAAACAGCTAAAACTGATACTAATCTtaactctttcctttctctggTCCTTGTTGGCTCACATTCTTAGGAAATTTAATCCTTTTGTCCCTCCTTGAtacattcacatatatatactgTTTGgtccatttcttttttctggttAGAGGCCTAAAAGGAGGTcgcagaaaaataaaagaaaaaaggggggTTGCATTGCAATTCCAGGCAGCTGGTTCCAATGGCCTCTACTGGCTCGGGCTATAGCAGGGCGGATGGTTTAATTGCTTGTGCATTGTTGGTAGCAGTTCTTTTTGCTGGAACCAATGCAATTGATATTTTTCTAGAATGGAATGTTGCTCTTGACACCACTCTCCAACCAGTGTCACAAGATCAACCTGTATGAATTGCTTAAAACTCTGTTTCTTTCTGcttttcatttaatttgttctttttctttcaatgaTGCAAAATGATTTAATTGCGAGTTCTTACAGGTTATCACCATCAATGGGTTGTTCCCCGGACCCCTTATCAATGCCACAACCAATGATTTCATCCATGTCAACATCTTTAACAACATGGATGAACCAGTTCTCTTCACATGGTATATGCACTCTTGCCAATTCGTGTTATCCTTATATTGGtttgagagagaaaggaaaaaaaaagaaaagaaaaaaaaaacaaggtttTCTAAGAAAGAGAAAGTGATGGTTTATGTGCAGGAATGGAATCCAACAAAGGCTAAATTCATGGCAAGATGGAGTTTCAGGAACAAACTGCCCAATCAAGCCTGGTACAAACTGGACATACGTGTTCCAAACCAAGGACCAAATTGGCAGCTTCTTCTACTTCCCCAGCATCAATTTCCAAAAGGCTGCTGGAGGATATGGACCTATTCGTGTCAACAATCGAGTGGTCATCGACGTTCCATTCCCTAAACCAGAAGCAGAGTTCGATCTCCTTATTGGTGATTGGTACTTCAGCAGCTACAAGGTCTCTCTAAGTACAAATTTCattcatattatataaataaataacatcattacttctaaaaattatttgagaAAGGCCAACTCGTATGAATTTTTGGACATGGCATTGCAACAGTGGATAAGGTCAGCAGTACAGAACAACTCAATAACTGCATATTATAGTCCCCCTAATACCATTTTGATGAATGGCAAAAGCCCTTATAACACCAAATGGTCAAAAGCATATGAGTCATTCACCGTCACAAAAGGTATACCTTGTAACTAAGCATAATTTGGGTGCTTGTTTTGTGTTTGGCTTAATGTTAGTAAATGGGTGTATTGTTTTGAAGATTCTTCAATAATGATATGAACCTGTTTATTCCCATAGGGAAGACTTACAGGTTAAGGATATCAAATGTTGGGAATGCTTTCAGTCTGAATTTCAGGATTCAAAATCACAAATTATTGCCGGTTGAAACAGAAGGATCTTATACAAATCAGATACTTTTGGATTCTTTGGACATTCATGTTGGGCAGTCCTACTCAATTCTTGTCACAGCGGATCAAAATGAAGCTGATTATTACATGGTGGCAAGCTCTAAATTGGATTCCAAAGGCCCAATAGGCAGCCTTGAGGGTGTTGGGGTGCTACACTATTCCAATTCTAGTACACCAGCCATTGGGCCTCTCCCGGTTGGACCTGACAAGGATGATATTGAGTTTTCCATGAATCAAGCCAAGTCTATTAGGTATTACAAGTTCATCATCTATCCCTTCTACATAACTCAATGCATCAGCTgtcacatatttaaaatttcataacaagaaaactttatatatatatatatatatcatttttctatGCGACTTGCGAAGTTATCTTCATATTATGCATTATAAGCTGAGAGATAGTCTTAAGAAGAAAAGTTTTTATATATGTCCAATGTTGATCATGACCTTATGCATATGCATATGCATGTTAACAAGTGGTTTTTAATAAAGTCATGATTGACAATCTACTTTCTTTCCCCCCACAAAACCAGGTGGAACTTAACCACAGGAGCTGCAAGGCCAAACCCACAAGGAACCTTCAATGTATCAAACATCACACTGTCTCAAACCTTCATCCTCCAAGTCTCAACAGCCGAAATAGATGGATCACCACGCTATGTCGTGAACAATGTATCATATTGGACTGTGGAAACACCATTGAAACTGGCTGATCAGTTTGTCAATGGTTCAGGAGTATACCAACTGGATGCATTCCCAGTTCAGTATGTCAATTTGAATGCTTCATATGGAGTCTCTGTTGTGAGTGGGATCCATAAAGGTTGGGTCGAGATTGTGTTCAAGAACAATTTGGATGTCGTGGATTCTTGGCATTTGGATGGTTTTGGATTCCATGTTGTTGGGTAAGTATACCAAAACTTCTAGGATCCATTTGGGATGTTTGATTAAACTAGACTATTTTAAAGGATTTTGTCCAACTATCCTTAATTTGTTTTGGGTTTAAGGACTAAGGAGGTTCGGTTTTGGTAAAACGTACATATATCCTTTGTTACATTAAATTGGCAGCTTCATGGCCAAATGAGATGTATATATCTTGAAATTTTCAGGTATGGCATTGGAGAATGGACACCGGAACTTCGTAACACTTACAACCTTTATGATCCGGTGGTGCGTTCGACAGTGCAAGTATATCCAGGAGGATGGAGTGCAGTGTATGCATTCCTTGACAACCCTGGAATGTGGAACCTGAGGTCACAACTCTTGAAGCATTGGTATTTGGGTGAAGAACTCTATGTGAGAGTTTTCGATGATGATCTTAACCCTATCAAGGAGCGGCCGGCCCCAGACAACCTCCTTCTATGTGGcatatatatgtgaaatttCATTGAAATATCCCGTGTGTCACATAATTTGGATTGTAAACATTTAGTActtgtaataaaaataacaaaaatgcattttagttCCAGACGTTCTTTAATTGTCTTAATTTAATTAGATGAGTTCTGTTACTTGTAAAACAAGTTAGCTTATATGTTctctgtttgtttgttttttacaGGGATTTTTGGTGATTCTAAGGCTCCAGCTCCTCCGCCACCCCCAGCTTGATAgacttattaattatttgaagcCTTTTCTTTTTGCGAAAAGATTAATGTAAGGACGCATTAACATAAAATAGGAATTGGTAACATATCCAATAAGCCAAGAAGGATGTCCACACTCTATCCAAATTTGAACCTCAGAGAATGCAACGCCCACTTTGCCATTGATTCCTTGATAGAGTTGTTGATCCCAAATATTATGTATGTTAATAATTTGTACGGTGCCTGATTTATTAAATTGATGATCTAcgattaattgttttaaatcctagaaccaagaaaaaaataaattaattgtttttataaacCACCTAGAACCATTTCCAAAACCTAACCCTGATATGATCATAAATTTGTTAAGCAATTTTCTTCCCCCCTTTTTTGTTGAACACTTGTTGGAAGAGGACCACCCGGATGTTTAaactatttctatttttatcaaatataattcaATTAGTATCAATCGTTATTAATTTAAAGTGACATCCAGTGGCAAAGTCCAATTTTTTTCAtccagaaaagaaagaaaaaaaaaagtccatttttactatcataattatttttgtaagtttttatttttttcttctttattttattttattattctggATAATCAAagagatttaaatttaaaattattatccgactacttatttatatttttctatgaaATATGTCTTTGTTAACATGCCCCTACGTTAAGTTGCTAAGCAAGTTCCATGATGATGGTGAAGCAATTTGGATAAAAGTCCTCAACcaacataaaactttattttttgttagcaTAAAATGACGTCTGCGGCACACAAATTGTGACCTTTTCATTACagaatttaattactttaaatttaaaaaaaaaaatggtcacTTGAATATAATGTaaagaatcaaattttttttccccttgtaaTAGAGAAAAGAatcgagttttttttttttttggtggaagaTAAAAGAACTTCATTAAGAAATATCCAAAAGTAACAGAGTTTGTAGCTCAGCCTGCTGGGTAGTCAGATTCCATCCATGGACTTAGGAACCCTTCAAGGTCTACTTAGCCAGTCAATCAGCTAATTTACTACAAAATCGtggaacaaaaaggaaaaataacagCTACTAAATTCTCTACTGACAGAAAAATAATATCTCTAACTAAAGTTTCAGGAGTCCGACAAGGACTTGATCGAGGAGTTTGATAAACAAGTTGAGTTTAAATtagacatgtatatatattttttcgttGAGCTTAAATTCCTTTCCTAAGCTCCATCAGAAAGGTCTGTGTCAACTCAtcgtttcatatatatatatatatatacatatatatatatatatatatatatttttccttttaaatttttttggtaaatctgTCAACTCATTGTTGATTCACTTATGGTCCAGAAACTTATTGACTTTTAAAAGCTAATTGACAAAATGTTCCCAATTCTAATTAATAGGCAATTACTTtcatcaatctctctctctctctctctctctctctatatatatatatatatatatatatatatattatcttatgAAAATCGACTCCTGATTTGTCCTTTAAGTTATCctcgttttttcttttaaaaaaatatttttgtttgttttgaacAGTAAAATATTTctgtttttgacaaattatcttGTTATAATGGGTTTGATAGTACGCTTCGTTACCCTTTTAATCCGTCcgatttaaattaattgattgagactctctttaattttttttttctttctaattcctAATTAAAACCATACTGCTATACCCTAACACAATGCAACAACAACTCTAATATATTAAAGTGAAACGaacatattataattattatattcatgAGTCTTCTAATTATTTGCCCTAGACGTTAAAGCGTTTTTTAATTTTCACGGTTTCACGATTTTGACATTTCCTCTCCAATAATGATTGATAATTTCGttttagaatataataaaaacaaagttTAATTATTCGATTCAAAGATTCTTCCAAATGGCTTCTTCCAAATTAaagttcttcttttctttctttcttttctttgtttctttctatgttactcTGAAAGTTTCACCATTCTTGATAAAACCAAAGACTTACAAAACTATATATTcgatatattatatacatagacCCAGCTTCTATATATAGAGTTGTAATTAATTACACCAATGAGAACGAACGTATACAGTTTTGGTTGGTTTTagtcaatttcaaaattaattaaaatcctaTTAGATTTAGGTAGTTGATACAAGCTACAAGTCCTTTACATAATTTGTTTATGTATACcgtattaaattgtttatatatatatatatatatatatatagtacatatATTTTCCGAGCTCTTTGTCTCTTACATCTTTATGTTAATTCTTTAATTCTTGAGGCTTGTTCTTGCAGATTAAGCCCAACAATGGCATTGTTGGGTGGCCATTACCAATGGCTGATTCTGCGTGGGATTTTTCTCATGATACTTGTTTTCTATGTAGCTgattgcaaaaatatatatcttgaaTGGCATGTCGCCACCAATGACACTATTAGACCTGTTAATGCTGATCAACCGGTAAGAATTAACCAACCAGCTAGTAATATGTATTTTGTTAGAATATTAATCCtgtatttaattttgttctttcttttggtTCTTGATTAATTTCCTTCTTTTATGTTGAATATGTTCTTAAACAGGTTCTTACCATTAACGGGTTGTTTCCAGGCCCTCTAATCAATGCCACAACCAATGATATTATCCATGTTAATGTCTTCAACCATATAGATGATCCTG
Proteins encoded:
- the LOC107413257 gene encoding monocopper oxidase-like protein SKU5; the encoded protein is MASTGSGYSRADGLIACALLVAVLFAGTNAIDIFLEWNVALDTTLQPVSQDQPVITINGLFPGPLINATTNDFIHVNIFNNMDEPVLFTWNGIQQRLNSWQDGVSGTNCPIKPGTNWTYVFQTKDQIGSFFYFPSINFQKAAGGYGPIRVNNRVVIDVPFPKPEAEFDLLIGDWYFSSYKWIRSAVQNNSITAYYSPPNTILMNGKSPYNTKWSKAYESFTVTKGKTYRLRISNVGNAFSLNFRIQNHKLLPVETEGSYTNQILLDSLDIHVGQSYSILVTADQNEADYYMVASSKLDSKGPIGSLEGVGVLHYSNSSTPAIGPLPVGPDKDDIEFSMNQAKSIRWNLTTGAARPNPQGTFNVSNITLSQTFILQVSTAEIDGSPRYVVNNVSYWTVETPLKLADQFVNGSGVYQLDAFPVQYVNLNASYGVSVVSGIHKGWVEIVFKNNLDVVDSWHLDGFGFHVVGYGIGEWTPELRNTYNLYDPVVRSTVQVYPGGWSAVYAFLDNPGMWNLRSQLLKHWYLGEELYVRVFDDDLNPIKERPAPDNLLLCGIYM